A single window of Vigna unguiculata cultivar IT97K-499-35 chromosome 1, ASM411807v1, whole genome shotgun sequence DNA harbors:
- the LOC114176465 gene encoding uncharacterized protein LOC114176465, with protein MDIPALKSLNIPTPFHFPSSKFSPFSQFTFFHFKPFLTSSSSRSFPHCSLNGSAKIVTKEGALPRGVGEAVNEASCSKFLQVVLVSPQIPGNTGCIARTCAASNVGLHLVGPLGFQVDDTKLKRAGLDYWPYVVVKVHNSWADFRDYFRQQEGEKRLLAFTKRGTQIHSEFSYRKGDYLLFGSETSGLPPEALLDCKTEPFGGGTVKIPMVETYVRCLNLSVSVGIALYEASRQLNYESLQVPSESHVDTTEEESFIAEDIFA; from the exons ATGGACATTCCTGCCCTAAAATCCCTTAACATTCCAACCCCATTTCACTTTCCATCATCTAAATTTTCTCCCTTTTCTCAATTCACTTTCTTTCACTTCAAACCTTTTCTCACTTCTTCCTCAAGTCGGTCCTTCCCCCATTGCTCTCTCA ATGGGTCAGCTAAAATCGTAACCAAGGAAGGTGCTTTGCCTCGCGGCGTTGGAGAGGCTGTGAATGAAGCATCATGTTCCAAGTTTCTTCAGGTTGTGCTCGTGTCCCCTCAg ATTCCAGGAAACACAGGGTGCATTGCTAGAACATGTGCAGCATCAAATGTTGGATTACACTTAGTTGGG CCATTAGGATTTCAGGTGGATGATACTAAACTTAAGCGAGCTGGATTGGATTACTGGCC ATATGTGGTTGTTAAAGTTCATAATTCTTGGGCAGATTTTCGTGACTATTTTAGGCAACAG GAGGGTGAAAAGCGGTTGCTAGCTTTTACAAAGAGGGGAACACAAATTCATTCT GAATTTTCCTACAGAAAAGGTGACTATCTTTTGTTTGGTTCTGAAACGAGTGGCTTGCCTCCTGAAGCCTTGTTAGACTGCAAAACTGAACCATTTGGTGGAGGGACTGTCAAAATCCCAATGGTTGAGACTTATGTCAGATGTTTGAATCTGTCTGTAAGTGTTGGCATAGCTTTGTATGAAGCTTCCAGACAACTAAACTACGAGTCACTTCAGGTACCTTCAGAAAGCCATGTTGATACTACTGAGGAGGAATCATTTATTGCTGAAGACATTTTTGCTtga